In Carassius gibelio isolate Cgi1373 ecotype wild population from Czech Republic chromosome B13, carGib1.2-hapl.c, whole genome shotgun sequence, one genomic interval encodes:
- the LOC127970346 gene encoding zinc transporter ZIP9-B isoform X1 gives MDGAWTVILISLAMFVGCFMLGIIPLLINLSEKKLQLITVLGAGLLCGTALSIIIPEGVELVQEAWKDWYCSKMGENQKISESNSTLHLTAEKGLRPHFFIGVSLVLGFTLMFVVDQIANYCSMQEPRAHMYTGNSVTATLGLLIHAAADGVALGAAAASSQVSVQVVVFFAVILHKAPAAFGLVSFLMHAGLERKTIQKHLLAFSAAAPLMAISTYFILSASNGSPQKRLSTTGIGMLFSAGTFLYVATVHVLPEINSRGHGRYTQLQHQTGSGSHQQQSGLSITESLTLILGTALPVLLALGLPDD, from the exons ATGGACGGAGCTTGGACTGTTATTCTCATATCTCTCGCTATGTTTGTAGGATGTTTCATGCTCGGGATAATTCCATTACTGATCAATTTATCAGAG AAGAAACTGCAGCTGATCACTGTGCTGGGGGCGGGGCTTCTATGTGGCACTGCCCTGTCAATCATTATCCCGGAGGGGGTGGAGTTAGTGCAAGAGGCATGGAAAG ACTGGTATTGCTCCAAAATGGGGGAGAATCAGAAGATCTCAGAATCAAATTCAACACTTCATCTTACTGCAGAGAAGGGTCTGCGTCCTCACTTCTTCATAGGAGTCTCTCTCGTCTTGGGCTTTACGCTCATGTTTGTGGTGGACCAGATTGCCAACTACTGCTCCATGCAGG AACCCCGAGCGCACATGTACACTGGCAACAGTGTGACTGCCACCCTGGGTCTGCTTATTCACGCCGCAG CTGATGGTGTTGCTCTGGGTGCAGCTGCGGCCTCATCGCAGGTGTCTGTGCAGGTTGTCGTGTTTTTTGCGGTCATTTTGCATAAG GCTCCAGCCGCGTTCGGTCTTGTGTCTTTCCTCATGCACGCAGGTCTGGAGAGGAAGACTATTCAGAAGCATTTACTGGCGTTTTCTGCTGCTGCGCCGCTGAtggccatcagcacttatttCATCCTGAGTGCA TCTAATGGTTCTCCTCAGAAGCGCCTGAGCACTACAGGCATTGGCATGCTGTTCTCAGCCGGGACTTTCTTATATGTGGCCACAGTTCATGTTCTGCCAGAAATCAACAGCAGAGGGCATGGGCGCTACACTCAGCTCCAGCATCAGACAGGAAGTGGATCCCACCAGCAGCAGAGCGGTCTGAGCATTACCGAGAGCCTGACTCTCATCCTGGGGACTGCACTTCCTGTGCTGCTGGCCCTCGGACTGCCAGATGATTAA
- the LOC127970346 gene encoding zinc transporter ZIP9-B isoform X2 translates to MDGAWTVILISLAMFVGCFMLGIIPLLINLSEKKLQLITVLGAGLLCGTALSIIIPEGVELVQEAWKDWYCSKMGENQKISESNSTLHLTAEKGLRPHFFIGVSLVLGFTLMFVVDQIANYCSMQADGVALGAAAASSQVSVQVVVFFAVILHKAPAAFGLVSFLMHAGLERKTIQKHLLAFSAAAPLMAISTYFILSASNGSPQKRLSTTGIGMLFSAGTFLYVATVHVLPEINSRGHGRYTQLQHQTGSGSHQQQSGLSITESLTLILGTALPVLLALGLPDD, encoded by the exons ATGGACGGAGCTTGGACTGTTATTCTCATATCTCTCGCTATGTTTGTAGGATGTTTCATGCTCGGGATAATTCCATTACTGATCAATTTATCAGAG AAGAAACTGCAGCTGATCACTGTGCTGGGGGCGGGGCTTCTATGTGGCACTGCCCTGTCAATCATTATCCCGGAGGGGGTGGAGTTAGTGCAAGAGGCATGGAAAG ACTGGTATTGCTCCAAAATGGGGGAGAATCAGAAGATCTCAGAATCAAATTCAACACTTCATCTTACTGCAGAGAAGGGTCTGCGTCCTCACTTCTTCATAGGAGTCTCTCTCGTCTTGGGCTTTACGCTCATGTTTGTGGTGGACCAGATTGCCAACTACTGCTCCATGCAGG CTGATGGTGTTGCTCTGGGTGCAGCTGCGGCCTCATCGCAGGTGTCTGTGCAGGTTGTCGTGTTTTTTGCGGTCATTTTGCATAAG GCTCCAGCCGCGTTCGGTCTTGTGTCTTTCCTCATGCACGCAGGTCTGGAGAGGAAGACTATTCAGAAGCATTTACTGGCGTTTTCTGCTGCTGCGCCGCTGAtggccatcagcacttatttCATCCTGAGTGCA TCTAATGGTTCTCCTCAGAAGCGCCTGAGCACTACAGGCATTGGCATGCTGTTCTCAGCCGGGACTTTCTTATATGTGGCCACAGTTCATGTTCTGCCAGAAATCAACAGCAGAGGGCATGGGCGCTACACTCAGCTCCAGCATCAGACAGGAAGTGGATCCCACCAGCAGCAGAGCGGTCTGAGCATTACCGAGAGCCTGACTCTCATCCTGGGGACTGCACTTCCTGTGCTGCTGGCCCTCGGACTGCCAGATGATTAA
- the LOC127970342 gene encoding CSC1-like protein 2 isoform X2: MLAVLALLMMVTSSEAELCQGNENCSSSNVSKDFCFSARIRSTVLQGLPFGGVPTVLALDFMCFLVLLCVFSLLRKVAFDYGRLALVSDADRRKQEYQRLDEQEYVASAMQTPADSRYERLTSVSSSVDYDQRDNGYCSWLTAIFRIKDDEIREKCGEDSVHYLSFQRHIIGLLVVVGVLSVGIVLPINFSGDLLEDNAYSFGRTTIANLKSGNNLLWLHTTFAFFYLLLTVFSMRRHTSRMHYKEDDLVKRTLFITGIAKYAEESDIKQHFEKAYENCVVLDARICYDVAKLMSLESERKKAERSKKFYTDLKAKEHMSTMINPKPCGHLCCCIIAGCEQEDAVNYYTNLEGKLKEEYRKEREKVNTKPLGMAFVTFQNESMTAVILKDFNACQFHGCHCRREPKCSTFSNLLNTNNWTVTYAPDPQNVYWEHLSIGGLNWWLRCFVINCFLFILLFFLTTPAIIISTMDKFNVTKPVEYLNNPIITQFFPTLLLWCFSALLPTIVYYSAFFEAHWTRSGENRTTMHKCYTFLIFMVLLLPSLGLSSLDVFFRWLFDKKFLDEAKVRFECVFLPDNGAFFVNYVTASAFIGNAMDLLRIPYFLLYMIRLCLARSAAERRNVKKHQAYEFQFGAAYAWMMNVFTVVMTYSITCPIIVPFGLMYMLLKHLVDRYNMYYAYLPSKLDKKIHSGAVNQVVAAPILCLFWLLFFSTVRTGFVAPTSMFTFVVLIITIIICLSHVVFGHFKYLSAHNYKIDMDVVDNGRPRHSSPPIKSVTYVAQVLQDPNTDETGSGEDEGQGSSQDDEVVNEGDFQSGEDRLIENEVHH; encoded by the exons ATGCTGGCTGTGTTAGCTTTGCTCATGATGGTTACGAGCAGTGAAGCAGAGTTGTGCCAAGGCAATGAGAACTGCTCCAGCTCCAATGTCTCAAAGGACTTCTGCTTTTCGGCCCGGATCCGCAGCACCGTGCTCCAGGGCCTGCCCTTCGGAGGAGTGCCCACCGTACTTGCCCTTGACTTCATGTGCTTCTTG GTACTGCTATGTGTGTTCTCTCTCTTGAGGAAGGTGGCGTTTGATTATGGGCGTCTTGCATTGGTCTCTGATGCTGACAG GAGGAAACAGGAATACCAGCGTCTGGATGAGCAGGAATA tgtGGCCTCCGCCATGCAGACGCCTGCTGACTCCCGATACGAGCGTCTCACCTCTGTGTCCAGCTCAGTCGACTATGACCAAAGGGACAAT GGCTATTGTTCCTGGCTAACTGCCATCTTCAGGATAAA AGATGACGAGATCAGGGAGAAGTGTGGTGAGGATTCTGTGCACTACCTCTCATTCCAGCGGCACATCATTGGTCTGTTGGTAGTGGTGGGCGTGCTCTCCGTGGGCATCGTCCTGCCCATCAACTTCTCAGGAGACCTATTAG AAGATAATGCCTACAGTTTTGGGCGAACTACAATAGCCAACTTAAAATCTGG TAATAACCTGCTGTGGCTGCACACTACGTTTGCCTTCTTCTATCTGTTACTGACTGTGTTCAGCATGAGAAGACACACATCAAGGATGCACTACAAAGAGGACGACTTG GTGAAACGCACTTTATTCATTACCGGGATCGCAAAATATGCAGAAGAGAGTGATATAAAGCAGCATTTTGA GAAAGCATATGAAAACTGTGTGGTTCTGGATGCTCGCATTTGTTACGACGTTGCCAAGCTTATGTCCCTGGAGTCTGAAAG GAAAAAGGCAGAACGCAGCAAAAAGTTCTACACCGACCTGAAGGCCAAGGAGCACATGTCCACTATGATTAACCCCAAACCCTGCGGCCACCTCTGCTGCTGCATCATCGCCGGCTGCGAGCAG GAAGATGCTGTGAACTACTACACTAATCTTGAGGGCAAACTGAAGGAAGAATACAGAAAAGAACGAGAAAAAGTCAACACTAAACCTCTGGGAATGGCTTTTGTTACTTTCCAGAATGAATCAATGACAGCCGT CATCTTGAAAGATTTTAACGCGTGTCAGTTTCACGGCTGTCACTGTCGACGAGAGCCAAAGTGCTCCACCTTCAGCAACCTCCTCAACACAAACAACTGGACAGTCACATACGCTCCAGATCCACAGAATGTTTACTG GGAGCATTTGTCCATTGGTGGTCTCAACTGGTGGCTCCGCTGCTTTGTCATCAACTGCTTTCTCTTCATCTTGCTCTTCTTCCTCACCACCCCTGCCATCATCATCTCCACCATGGACAAGTTCAACGTCACCAAACCTGTGGAGTACCTGAAC AACCCCATCATCACTCAGTTCTTCCCCACCCTGCTGTTGTGGTGCTTCTCGGCCCTTCTCCCCACCATCGTCTACTACTCCGCCTTCTTTGAGGCCCACTGGACACG ATCTGGAGAGAACAGAACCACCATGCACAAATGCTACACCTTCCTCATCTTTATGGTTCTGCTTCTGCCGTCTCTGGGACTGAGCAG TTTGGATGTTTTCTTCCGCTGGCTCTTTGACAAGAAATTCCTGGATGAGGCAAAAGTCCGATTCGA GTGTGTCTTCCTTCCTGATAATGGAGCTTTCTTTGTGAACTATGTCACTGCGTCTGCCTTCATTGGTAACGCCATGGACCTGTTACGCATTCCTTATTTCCTTTTGTACATGATCCGGCTGTGTCTGGCACGTTCAGCTGCCGAGAGGCGCAACGTGAAGAAG CATCAAGCTTATGAGTTCCAGTTTGGAGCTGCTTACGCCTGGAtgatgaatgtctttactgtggtCATGACCTACAGCATCACCTGTCCAATTATTGTACCATTTG GACTGATGTACATGCTACTGAAGCACCTGGTGGACAGGTATAACATGTATTATGCCTACCTGCCCTCCAAACTGGACAAGAAAATCCACTCTGGAGCTGTCAACCAGGTGGTGGCAGCACCCATCCTCTGCCTTTTCTGGCTGCTCTTCTTCTCTACTGTCCGGACAG GTTTTGTTGCTCCAACCTCAATGTTTACCTTTGTGGTTCtgatcatcaccatcatcatttgCCTCTCCCACGTCGTCTTCGGTCATTTCAAATACCTCAGTGCGCACAATTACAAG ATCGACATGGACGTTGTAGACAATGGACGACCCCGGCATTCATCTCCACCTATCAAGTCTGTG ACGTACGTCGCCCAAGTGCTACAGGACCCAAACACAGATGAGACGGGAAGTGGCGAGGACGAGGGGCAGGGGTCATCGCAGGATGATGAGGTGGTGAACGAGGGTGATTTCCAATCAGGAGAGGATCGTCTTATTGAGAACGAGGTGCATCACTGA
- the LOC127970342 gene encoding CSC1-like protein 2 isoform X3, with amino-acid sequence MLAVLALLMMVTSSEAELCQGNENCSSSNVSKDFCFSARIRSTVLQGLPFGGVPTVLALDFMCFLVLLCVFSLLRKVAFDYGRLALVSDADSVASAMQTPADSRYERLTSVSSSVDYDQRDNGYCSWLTAIFRIKDDEIREKCGEDSVHYLSFQRHIIGLLVVVGVLSVGIVLPINFSGDLLEDNAYSFGRTTIANLKSGNNLLWLHTTFAFFYLLLTVFSMRRHTSRMHYKEDDLVKRTLFITGIAKYAEESDIKQHFEKAYENCVVLDARICYDVAKLMSLESERKKAERSKKFYTDLKAKEHMSTMINPKPCGHLCCCIIAGCEQEDAVNYYTNLEGKLKEEYRKEREKVNTKPLGMAFVTFQNESMTAVILKDFNACQFHGCHCRREPKCSTFSNLLNTNNWTVTYAPDPQNVYWEHLSIGGLNWWLRCFVINCFLFILLFFLTTPAIIISTMDKFNVTKPVEYLNNPIITQFFPTLLLWCFSALLPTIVYYSAFFEAHWTRSGENRTTMHKCYTFLIFMVLLLPSLGLSSLDVFFRWLFDKKFLDEAKVRFECVFLPDNGAFFVNYVTASAFIGNAMDLLRIPYFLLYMIRLCLARSAAERRNVKKHQAYEFQFGAAYAWMMNVFTVVMTYSITCPIIVPFGLMYMLLKHLVDRYNMYYAYLPSKLDKKIHSGAVNQVVAAPILCLFWLLFFSTVRTGFVAPTSMFTFVVLIITIIICLSHVVFGHFKYLSAHNYKIDMDVVDNGRPRHSSPPIKSVQTYVAQVLQDPNTDETGSGEDEGQGSSQDDEVVNEGDFQSGEDRLIENEVHH; translated from the exons ATGCTGGCTGTGTTAGCTTTGCTCATGATGGTTACGAGCAGTGAAGCAGAGTTGTGCCAAGGCAATGAGAACTGCTCCAGCTCCAATGTCTCAAAGGACTTCTGCTTTTCGGCCCGGATCCGCAGCACCGTGCTCCAGGGCCTGCCCTTCGGAGGAGTGCCCACCGTACTTGCCCTTGACTTCATGTGCTTCTTG GTACTGCTATGTGTGTTCTCTCTCTTGAGGAAGGTGGCGTTTGATTATGGGCGTCTTGCATTGGTCTCTGATGCTGACAG tgtGGCCTCCGCCATGCAGACGCCTGCTGACTCCCGATACGAGCGTCTCACCTCTGTGTCCAGCTCAGTCGACTATGACCAAAGGGACAAT GGCTATTGTTCCTGGCTAACTGCCATCTTCAGGATAAA AGATGACGAGATCAGGGAGAAGTGTGGTGAGGATTCTGTGCACTACCTCTCATTCCAGCGGCACATCATTGGTCTGTTGGTAGTGGTGGGCGTGCTCTCCGTGGGCATCGTCCTGCCCATCAACTTCTCAGGAGACCTATTAG AAGATAATGCCTACAGTTTTGGGCGAACTACAATAGCCAACTTAAAATCTGG TAATAACCTGCTGTGGCTGCACACTACGTTTGCCTTCTTCTATCTGTTACTGACTGTGTTCAGCATGAGAAGACACACATCAAGGATGCACTACAAAGAGGACGACTTG GTGAAACGCACTTTATTCATTACCGGGATCGCAAAATATGCAGAAGAGAGTGATATAAAGCAGCATTTTGA GAAAGCATATGAAAACTGTGTGGTTCTGGATGCTCGCATTTGTTACGACGTTGCCAAGCTTATGTCCCTGGAGTCTGAAAG GAAAAAGGCAGAACGCAGCAAAAAGTTCTACACCGACCTGAAGGCCAAGGAGCACATGTCCACTATGATTAACCCCAAACCCTGCGGCCACCTCTGCTGCTGCATCATCGCCGGCTGCGAGCAG GAAGATGCTGTGAACTACTACACTAATCTTGAGGGCAAACTGAAGGAAGAATACAGAAAAGAACGAGAAAAAGTCAACACTAAACCTCTGGGAATGGCTTTTGTTACTTTCCAGAATGAATCAATGACAGCCGT CATCTTGAAAGATTTTAACGCGTGTCAGTTTCACGGCTGTCACTGTCGACGAGAGCCAAAGTGCTCCACCTTCAGCAACCTCCTCAACACAAACAACTGGACAGTCACATACGCTCCAGATCCACAGAATGTTTACTG GGAGCATTTGTCCATTGGTGGTCTCAACTGGTGGCTCCGCTGCTTTGTCATCAACTGCTTTCTCTTCATCTTGCTCTTCTTCCTCACCACCCCTGCCATCATCATCTCCACCATGGACAAGTTCAACGTCACCAAACCTGTGGAGTACCTGAAC AACCCCATCATCACTCAGTTCTTCCCCACCCTGCTGTTGTGGTGCTTCTCGGCCCTTCTCCCCACCATCGTCTACTACTCCGCCTTCTTTGAGGCCCACTGGACACG ATCTGGAGAGAACAGAACCACCATGCACAAATGCTACACCTTCCTCATCTTTATGGTTCTGCTTCTGCCGTCTCTGGGACTGAGCAG TTTGGATGTTTTCTTCCGCTGGCTCTTTGACAAGAAATTCCTGGATGAGGCAAAAGTCCGATTCGA GTGTGTCTTCCTTCCTGATAATGGAGCTTTCTTTGTGAACTATGTCACTGCGTCTGCCTTCATTGGTAACGCCATGGACCTGTTACGCATTCCTTATTTCCTTTTGTACATGATCCGGCTGTGTCTGGCACGTTCAGCTGCCGAGAGGCGCAACGTGAAGAAG CATCAAGCTTATGAGTTCCAGTTTGGAGCTGCTTACGCCTGGAtgatgaatgtctttactgtggtCATGACCTACAGCATCACCTGTCCAATTATTGTACCATTTG GACTGATGTACATGCTACTGAAGCACCTGGTGGACAGGTATAACATGTATTATGCCTACCTGCCCTCCAAACTGGACAAGAAAATCCACTCTGGAGCTGTCAACCAGGTGGTGGCAGCACCCATCCTCTGCCTTTTCTGGCTGCTCTTCTTCTCTACTGTCCGGACAG GTTTTGTTGCTCCAACCTCAATGTTTACCTTTGTGGTTCtgatcatcaccatcatcatttgCCTCTCCCACGTCGTCTTCGGTCATTTCAAATACCTCAGTGCGCACAATTACAAG ATCGACATGGACGTTGTAGACAATGGACGACCCCGGCATTCATCTCCACCTATCAAGTCTGTG CAGACGTACGTCGCCCAAGTGCTACAGGACCCAAACACAGATGAGACGGGAAGTGGCGAGGACGAGGGGCAGGGGTCATCGCAGGATGATGAGGTGGTGAACGAGGGTGATTTCCAATCAGGAGAGGATCGTCTTATTGAGAACGAGGTGCATCACTGA
- the LOC127970342 gene encoding CSC1-like protein 2 isoform X1: MLAVLALLMMVTSSEAELCQGNENCSSSNVSKDFCFSARIRSTVLQGLPFGGVPTVLALDFMCFLVLLCVFSLLRKVAFDYGRLALVSDADRRKQEYQRLDEQEYVASAMQTPADSRYERLTSVSSSVDYDQRDNGYCSWLTAIFRIKDDEIREKCGEDSVHYLSFQRHIIGLLVVVGVLSVGIVLPINFSGDLLEDNAYSFGRTTIANLKSGNNLLWLHTTFAFFYLLLTVFSMRRHTSRMHYKEDDLVKRTLFITGIAKYAEESDIKQHFEKAYENCVVLDARICYDVAKLMSLESERKKAERSKKFYTDLKAKEHMSTMINPKPCGHLCCCIIAGCEQEDAVNYYTNLEGKLKEEYRKEREKVNTKPLGMAFVTFQNESMTAVILKDFNACQFHGCHCRREPKCSTFSNLLNTNNWTVTYAPDPQNVYWEHLSIGGLNWWLRCFVINCFLFILLFFLTTPAIIISTMDKFNVTKPVEYLNNPIITQFFPTLLLWCFSALLPTIVYYSAFFEAHWTRSGENRTTMHKCYTFLIFMVLLLPSLGLSSLDVFFRWLFDKKFLDEAKVRFECVFLPDNGAFFVNYVTASAFIGNAMDLLRIPYFLLYMIRLCLARSAAERRNVKKHQAYEFQFGAAYAWMMNVFTVVMTYSITCPIIVPFGLMYMLLKHLVDRYNMYYAYLPSKLDKKIHSGAVNQVVAAPILCLFWLLFFSTVRTGFVAPTSMFTFVVLIITIIICLSHVVFGHFKYLSAHNYKIDMDVVDNGRPRHSSPPIKSVQTYVAQVLQDPNTDETGSGEDEGQGSSQDDEVVNEGDFQSGEDRLIENEVHH, translated from the exons ATGCTGGCTGTGTTAGCTTTGCTCATGATGGTTACGAGCAGTGAAGCAGAGTTGTGCCAAGGCAATGAGAACTGCTCCAGCTCCAATGTCTCAAAGGACTTCTGCTTTTCGGCCCGGATCCGCAGCACCGTGCTCCAGGGCCTGCCCTTCGGAGGAGTGCCCACCGTACTTGCCCTTGACTTCATGTGCTTCTTG GTACTGCTATGTGTGTTCTCTCTCTTGAGGAAGGTGGCGTTTGATTATGGGCGTCTTGCATTGGTCTCTGATGCTGACAG GAGGAAACAGGAATACCAGCGTCTGGATGAGCAGGAATA tgtGGCCTCCGCCATGCAGACGCCTGCTGACTCCCGATACGAGCGTCTCACCTCTGTGTCCAGCTCAGTCGACTATGACCAAAGGGACAAT GGCTATTGTTCCTGGCTAACTGCCATCTTCAGGATAAA AGATGACGAGATCAGGGAGAAGTGTGGTGAGGATTCTGTGCACTACCTCTCATTCCAGCGGCACATCATTGGTCTGTTGGTAGTGGTGGGCGTGCTCTCCGTGGGCATCGTCCTGCCCATCAACTTCTCAGGAGACCTATTAG AAGATAATGCCTACAGTTTTGGGCGAACTACAATAGCCAACTTAAAATCTGG TAATAACCTGCTGTGGCTGCACACTACGTTTGCCTTCTTCTATCTGTTACTGACTGTGTTCAGCATGAGAAGACACACATCAAGGATGCACTACAAAGAGGACGACTTG GTGAAACGCACTTTATTCATTACCGGGATCGCAAAATATGCAGAAGAGAGTGATATAAAGCAGCATTTTGA GAAAGCATATGAAAACTGTGTGGTTCTGGATGCTCGCATTTGTTACGACGTTGCCAAGCTTATGTCCCTGGAGTCTGAAAG GAAAAAGGCAGAACGCAGCAAAAAGTTCTACACCGACCTGAAGGCCAAGGAGCACATGTCCACTATGATTAACCCCAAACCCTGCGGCCACCTCTGCTGCTGCATCATCGCCGGCTGCGAGCAG GAAGATGCTGTGAACTACTACACTAATCTTGAGGGCAAACTGAAGGAAGAATACAGAAAAGAACGAGAAAAAGTCAACACTAAACCTCTGGGAATGGCTTTTGTTACTTTCCAGAATGAATCAATGACAGCCGT CATCTTGAAAGATTTTAACGCGTGTCAGTTTCACGGCTGTCACTGTCGACGAGAGCCAAAGTGCTCCACCTTCAGCAACCTCCTCAACACAAACAACTGGACAGTCACATACGCTCCAGATCCACAGAATGTTTACTG GGAGCATTTGTCCATTGGTGGTCTCAACTGGTGGCTCCGCTGCTTTGTCATCAACTGCTTTCTCTTCATCTTGCTCTTCTTCCTCACCACCCCTGCCATCATCATCTCCACCATGGACAAGTTCAACGTCACCAAACCTGTGGAGTACCTGAAC AACCCCATCATCACTCAGTTCTTCCCCACCCTGCTGTTGTGGTGCTTCTCGGCCCTTCTCCCCACCATCGTCTACTACTCCGCCTTCTTTGAGGCCCACTGGACACG ATCTGGAGAGAACAGAACCACCATGCACAAATGCTACACCTTCCTCATCTTTATGGTTCTGCTTCTGCCGTCTCTGGGACTGAGCAG TTTGGATGTTTTCTTCCGCTGGCTCTTTGACAAGAAATTCCTGGATGAGGCAAAAGTCCGATTCGA GTGTGTCTTCCTTCCTGATAATGGAGCTTTCTTTGTGAACTATGTCACTGCGTCTGCCTTCATTGGTAACGCCATGGACCTGTTACGCATTCCTTATTTCCTTTTGTACATGATCCGGCTGTGTCTGGCACGTTCAGCTGCCGAGAGGCGCAACGTGAAGAAG CATCAAGCTTATGAGTTCCAGTTTGGAGCTGCTTACGCCTGGAtgatgaatgtctttactgtggtCATGACCTACAGCATCACCTGTCCAATTATTGTACCATTTG GACTGATGTACATGCTACTGAAGCACCTGGTGGACAGGTATAACATGTATTATGCCTACCTGCCCTCCAAACTGGACAAGAAAATCCACTCTGGAGCTGTCAACCAGGTGGTGGCAGCACCCATCCTCTGCCTTTTCTGGCTGCTCTTCTTCTCTACTGTCCGGACAG GTTTTGTTGCTCCAACCTCAATGTTTACCTTTGTGGTTCtgatcatcaccatcatcatttgCCTCTCCCACGTCGTCTTCGGTCATTTCAAATACCTCAGTGCGCACAATTACAAG ATCGACATGGACGTTGTAGACAATGGACGACCCCGGCATTCATCTCCACCTATCAAGTCTGTG CAGACGTACGTCGCCCAAGTGCTACAGGACCCAAACACAGATGAGACGGGAAGTGGCGAGGACGAGGGGCAGGGGTCATCGCAGGATGATGAGGTGGTGAACGAGGGTGATTTCCAATCAGGAGAGGATCGTCTTATTGAGAACGAGGTGCATCACTGA